The proteins below come from a single Dethiosulfovibrio faecalis genomic window:
- a CDS encoding ABC-F family ATP-binding cassette domain-containing protein, with the protein MIDIGNLRLTLGGKLLYDDLSWRILDGSKIGLVGANGSGKTTLLKVLMGLIEPDGGTVTMPSKAKVGYLPQDLHELPNISVMSYIKESAGIDELESSLRKAEDELGRTVPDSPEQKKALERYERAMEAFERAGGYSFDAMAKKAIKGLGFSPADGDRPTSEFSGGWKMRISLAAALMSRPDVLLLDEPTNHLDTESMEWLEGWLMSYPGTVVAISHDRRFMDRIMGSIAELSNRRICEYKGNFSQYLEESARRLEQLEKERLKQQEEIEKTRQFIDRFRYKATKAAQVQSRIRKLERMEEVRIDGPGKTVSIRFPKCPRSGHSVLEAAELSKSYGDLSVFDDLEFQITRGEKVALVGVNGAGKSTLSRLIAGRELPDEGVVELGHNVSMGFFSQESSQNLDYDNTIWEEIDRASDRLSPEGKRTLLGAFLFSGEDIHKRISVLSGGEKSRVALVKLLLQETNFLVLDEPTNHLDMSTKDLFQRALLEYDGTMIIVSHDRYFLDNLVERVLEIRDGKLYDYPGNYSYFIEKRDQAMQEQAEATSGKNDAPPSLKDRKRAEAELRNRIYREKRRFVEELAPLEKTISDLEMKKETIHEDLCDPKTLEDSSKVRNLMVDLKNVEDELHRAMARWEELMEAIESVEAQA; encoded by the coding sequence ATGATCGACATAGGTAATCTCAGGCTCACCCTTGGGGGGAAACTTCTATACGACGACCTCTCCTGGCGGATACTGGACGGGAGCAAGATCGGCCTGGTGGGAGCAAACGGATCGGGCAAGACGACCCTGCTCAAGGTTCTGATGGGGCTCATAGAACCCGACGGCGGTACAGTGACCATGCCCTCTAAGGCCAAGGTGGGCTACCTCCCTCAGGACCTGCACGAACTACCGAATATATCCGTGATGTCCTACATAAAGGAAAGCGCCGGCATAGACGAGCTGGAAAGCTCTCTCAGGAAGGCAGAGGACGAGCTCGGAAGGACCGTTCCGGACAGCCCGGAACAAAAAAAAGCCCTGGAGAGATACGAGAGGGCCATGGAGGCCTTCGAGAGAGCTGGCGGATACTCTTTCGACGCCATGGCGAAGAAAGCCATAAAGGGATTGGGCTTCTCACCGGCCGACGGAGACAGACCTACGTCCGAGTTCTCCGGAGGCTGGAAGATGAGGATCTCCTTGGCGGCGGCCCTTATGTCCAGACCGGACGTGCTTTTACTGGACGAGCCGACGAACCACCTGGACACCGAGAGCATGGAGTGGCTGGAGGGATGGCTGATGAGCTATCCCGGAACGGTGGTGGCCATATCCCACGACAGGCGCTTCATGGACAGGATCATGGGGTCCATAGCGGAGTTGTCCAACCGCAGGATATGCGAATACAAAGGCAACTTCTCCCAGTATCTGGAGGAAAGCGCCAGAAGACTGGAGCAGCTGGAGAAGGAACGGCTCAAACAGCAGGAGGAGATCGAGAAAACCCGTCAATTCATAGACCGCTTCCGATACAAGGCAACGAAAGCCGCCCAGGTTCAAAGCAGGATAAGGAAACTGGAGCGAATGGAAGAGGTGAGGATAGACGGACCGGGCAAGACCGTGTCCATCCGTTTCCCCAAATGTCCAAGAAGCGGCCACTCGGTGCTGGAGGCAGCGGAACTTTCAAAATCCTACGGAGATCTCTCCGTGTTCGACGATCTGGAGTTCCAGATCACCAGAGGCGAAAAGGTCGCCCTGGTGGGCGTCAACGGTGCCGGCAAATCGACCCTCTCGAGGCTGATCGCAGGAAGAGAGCTGCCCGACGAGGGGGTCGTCGAGCTGGGACACAACGTGTCCATGGGGTTCTTCTCCCAGGAGAGCAGCCAGAACCTGGACTACGACAACACCATATGGGAGGAGATCGACCGAGCATCCGACAGGCTTTCCCCAGAGGGGAAGAGGACCCTGCTGGGAGCGTTCCTCTTTTCCGGAGAGGACATACACAAGAGGATATCGGTGCTATCCGGCGGTGAAAAGTCCAGGGTTGCCCTGGTTAAGCTCCTGCTCCAGGAGACGAACTTTCTGGTGCTGGACGAGCCGACCAACCATCTGGACATGTCCACCAAGGACCTGTTTCAGAGGGCCTTGCTGGAATACGACGGAACGATGATAATCGTATCCCACGATCGCTATTTTCTGGACAATCTGGTCGAGAGGGTACTTGAAATTCGGGACGGTAAACTGTACGATTACCCCGGAAATTATAGTTATTTTATCGAAAAAAGAGATCAGGCTATGCAGGAACAGGCGGAGGCGACCTCCGGAAAGAACGACGCCCCCCCTTCGCTGAAGGACAGAAAACGGGCGGAGGCGGAGCTGCGCAACAGGATCTACCGCGAGAAGAGAAGATTCGTGGAGGAACTTGCTCCTCTGGAAAAGACCATATCCGACCTGGAGATGAAAAAAGAGACCATACACGAGGACCTATGCGACCCCAAGACCCTCGAAGACTCCTCCAAGGTACGGAACCTCATGGTGGACCTCAAGAACGTCGAGGACGAGCTCCACCGGGCTATGGCCCGGTGGGAAGAGCTCATGGAGGCAATAGAGAGCGTCGAGGCTCAGGCCTGA